A single Anopheles maculipalpis chromosome 3RL, idAnoMacuDA_375_x, whole genome shotgun sequence DNA region contains:
- the LOC126563985 gene encoding probable nuclear hormone receptor HR3 isoform X9, which translates to MFTPRMFEMWSNVTSKLEAHIPMQTNVQASTVQNSSSGSIKAQIEIIPCKVCGDKSSGVHYGVITCEGCKGFFRRSQSSVVNYQCPRNKQCVVDRVNRNRCQYCRLQKCLKLGMSRDAVKFGRMSKKQREKVEDEVRFHRAQMRAQNDAAPDSSVFDTQTPSSSDQLHHGYNGYTYSNEVGYSSPYGYSTSVTPQQTMGYDISADYVDSTTTYEPRSTMIDSDFISGHTEGDINDVLIKTLAEAHANTNHKLEIVHEMFRKPQDVSRLLYYKNMTQEELWLDCAEKLTAMIQQIIEFAKLIPGFMRLSQDDQILLLKTGSFELAIVRMSRLMDLSTNSVLYGDIMLPQEAFYTSDSFEMKLVACIFETAKSITELKLTETELALYQSLVLLWPERNGVRGNTEIQRLFNMSMSAIRQEIEANHAPLKGDVTVLDTLLNKIPTFRELSIMHMEALQKFKQDHPQYVFPALYKELFSIDSQQDLMT; encoded by the exons CTCAAATCGAGATCATACCTTGCAAGGTGTGCGGCGACAAGTCGTCCGGGGTGCATTACGGGGTGATCACATGCGAGGGCTGCAAGGGCTTCTTCCGAAGGTCACAGAGCTCCGTCGTCAACTATCAGTGCCCGCGAAATAAGCAGTGCGTGGTGGATCGGGTTAACCGAAATCGATGCCAGTACTGTCGACTGCAAAAGTGCCTAAAGCTGGGAATGAGTCGTGACG CTGTCAAATTTGGACGTATGTCGAAGAAGCAACGGGAGAAGGTCGAGGACGAGGTACGGTTTCATCGGGCTCAGATGCGCGCACAAAATGATGCAGCCCCGGACAGTTCCGTGTTCGACACGCAAACACCTTCCAGCAGCGATCAGTTGCATCACGGTTACAATGG CTACACATATTCGAACGAGGTTGGCTACAGCAGCCCGTACGGTTACTCGACCTCGGTGACACCGCAGCAGACGATGGGCTACGACATCTCGGCCGATTACGTGGATAGTACAACAACTTATGAACCAAGAAGTACGATGATAGACTCAGATTTCATAAGTGGACACA CCGAAGGTGATATCAACGATGTGCTGATAAAGACGCTTGCTGAAGCGCACGCAAATACCAACCACAAGCTAGAGATAGTGCACGAAATGTTCAGAAAACCACAG GATGTTTCCCGCTTACTCTACTATAAGAACATGACCCAAGAGGAGCTGTGGTTGGACTGTGCGGAGAAGCTAACAGCCATGATACAGCAGATCATTGAGTTCGCCAAGCTGATACCGGGCTTTATGCGATTAAGTCAAGACGATCAG ATTCTACTCCTCAAAACGGGCTCGTTCGAGCTAGCGATCGTGCgcatgtctcgactgatggaTCTCTCAACCAACTCCGTGCTGTACGGTGACATTATGCTACCGCAGGAAGCCTTCTACACGTCCGACTCGTTCGAGATGAAACTGGTGGCGTGTATATTCGAGACGGCGAAAAGTATTACGGAGTTGAAGCTGACAGAAACGGAGCTGGCGCTCTATCAAAGTCTGGTGCTACTGTGGCCTG aacgaAATGGTGTGCGAGGTAACACGGAAATACAGCGACTGTTCAACATGAGTATGTCCGCAATCCGGCAGGAGATTGAAGCGAACCATGCACCGCTCAAAGGTGACGTGACGGTGCTCGATACGTTGCTCAACAAAATACCCACTTTCCG TGAGCTCTCCATCATGCATATGGAAGCGTTACAGAAGTTCAAACAGGATCACCCGCAATACGTTTTCCCGGCACTGTACAAGGAACTGTTCTCGATCGACTCGCAGCAAGATCTGATGACATAA